The Chloroflexota bacterium genomic sequence AGTGGAGAATATCTTCGAAGGCACTGTCCTCTCCTCGTCCCAGGCCGAAGGCGTCACCACCTGCGACCTGGGCGGCCTCCGACTCGAAGTCCCCTACGCGCCGCTCTCCCAAGGCGCCCGCGTCCGCATCGGCCTGCGCGCCGGCGATATTATCGTCGCCGGCGAACGCCCCAGCGGCCTCTCGGCGCGCAACACGATCGCGGGCGTCGTCCGCGCCGTCGCCCGCAAGGGCTTCGAGGCCGAAGCCATCGTGGACTGCGGCCGTGACGTCCGCGTCGAAGTCACCCCACGTGCCGTTAAGAGCCTCGGCATCGCCCCAGGCAAAGGCGTCTGGCTCGTCATCAAGACCAACTCCTGCTTCTTGATCGAATGACACCTCTAGTACTGTGTCCAGGATTCTCGTTCTCGCGACTTACAAGTTCAGATGTGGCGGGCGGCATATTAAATCGTAGGGTGTGCCTGCTGTTCCTCTCCCGAGGTTCCCTCAGAAGAACCGTCGGGGAGAGGAACTCGAGAAGCGTTCCGATGCTTCCCGAGAGGTGAGGGAGAGAAATCCGATGATTATTGTTGGGAGGGAGGCCTCCCCCCTCTCCCGTTCCCCTATAATTCGCCATATGCCTATCCGCGACCCGCAACTCCGGTGGCCCGGCAAGCGCCCGCCCGCGAAGGCCACTGCCTCCCTCCGCCTCGTCGAGCACCATGGCGATGCGAAGGCCGCTTGGGCCAACAGGCTCATCCACGGCGATAACCTCGCCGCGTTGCGCGCCCTCGCCCGCGACTTCACCGGCGCGGTAGACCTGATCTACCTCGACCCGCCATTCGCCACCGGCGAAGGCTTCCACCTCAACGGCAAGCGCCACGGCGCTTCCCCCAAGGCCTATGCCGATACCTGGGGCCGCGGCCTGGCGGGCTACCTCCAGATGCTCTATGAGCGCCTAGTCCTGGCGCACAAGCTCCTGGCGCAAACGGGCAGCCTCTGGCTTCACATAGACTGGCGCGCAGGCCATCACGCGCGCCTGATTCTCGATGAGATCTTCGGCCGCGAGAACTTCCGTAACATGGTCGTCTGGCACTACGGCGGCCGCGGCGCAAAGGCCGTTTCCGGCCAGTTCCCAAGGAACTACGACCTGCTCCTCTACTACGCCAAGTCGCCCGCCGCGCCCTTCCGCAAGGCCCATCGCATCGAGCGCGTGCCGCTGGCTGAAGCGCCAAGTATCGGCATCCGCAAGGACGCTCAGGGCCGCTGGTTCAAGACTTCTCCCCGAGGCGACTACACCGACGAGAGCGTCGCCGCACTTGATAGCAAGGGACGTGTCCACCGCACCAGGACGGGCAGTCTCCGCATCAAGTATTTCATCGAGGCCGAGAACGGCCATCTGCTCGTCCCAAAGCTCGTCGGAGATGTGTGGGATGACGTTCCCGATATGATGCACGCCCCCATGGCCGAGCGCACCGGCTATCCCACGCAGAAGCCCTTGGCGCTCCTCTCGCGCATCATCGAATCGTGCACGAACCCCGGCGATCTAGTCGCCGATCTCTTCTGCGGCTCCGGCACCACCCTGTTGGCGGCGGAGCAGAGCGGCAGGCGCTGGCTCGGCTGCGACCAGAGCGCCATCGCGGTGAAGACGGCCGTGAAGCGCCTCGAGATGCTACCCGGCCACATCCCCTTTGCCCTCTACCGAACGGAGGCGTGATAGACTACACACAGAGAGCGATTTTGACAGTGCGCCTAGGCACAGCACCTCCTCTCCCTCGATGGGAGAGGAACTCGCGAACGCGAGAGGAGAGGGGGATTACGTCCGTGAACCTGTACTCACGGACGTTGAACAGATAGCCGGGTAGGGATCCCATGCAGAAACCAACCTTTGACTTTCCCGCCGATGACCCCGAGCATTTCGAAGAGGGGCTCGTCCACCTCGCCGATATGCTGGAGCTCGCCGACCCGCGCCGCAAACAGGCGAGCGTAAGCCGCCAGACGGTCAAGGCGTCCGGCGTCGAGATGCCGGAGAAGCAGACCTACGCCGAGTGGAAGAAGATGTGCCTCGATATCGTGAAAGAGCTTCGCGCCTTGAGGCCTAAGGTGAAGAAGCCCGATTCGCAGGCCATCCTGGACGCTGCCGTTGACCGCATAGAGGAGATCGCAGGCTAATCTCTTCTGCGAACTCTGAACCCTGCTCCCTGTACCCTGAACCTATCTATCGTCTAGTTTCCGCCCGCGCCATGTCTTCTCGTAGCCCGTCTCCTGCTTGAATGTTCCCTTGCTTCGCATGATGGAGAGCAGGTAGGCGGCAAGCATCAGCACGACTCCGGCGATGATGGTCCACATGGACCCCCTGATAAGCCCAACGATGAGCAGGATGACTCCCGCCAGCCCCAGCGTCGTCGGCTTCAAGAGCCTCCCGCCGCCGACGTTGAAGCGCGAGAGGAAGCCACGGATGCGCTGACCCAACGTCACGCGGGGGCGCAGCTTCGTCTTGCCGACGATCTCCTCGATCTCCCGCTCATACCGTTGCTGTGACATCGCTTCCTCCCTTGCCCTCTGTTCGCCCGCGTCCGCTTTGTTCTTCTCCCTACGCTCTTTCTTCGGAAAGGCTAGGGGAGAGGAACTCGAGAAGCACTTGTCCGCAGGCCGTATACTCGGCCCCGATGCTTCCCGAGAGGTGAGGGTGGACTGTCTGTCCAAGCTTACGGCACGTGCGGCGCGTAGTCCATCCCGATGTGCCCCGTCTCCTCCAGCACCCGGTACTCATCGTCGCTCTTCGCGAGCAGCTCTTTATAGACGTAGGGGTTGTGCTCCCCCAGGCGGCACGGCGGCGTCCGCAGCTCGTTCGGCGTCTCCGCCGCCGACCACATCAGCCCTGGGTACTTGTGCGTCCCCGCGTCCACGTGCGTCAGCTCCTTGAAATAGTCCAGCGACGCCATCTGCGGGTCGGCCACAAGCTCCAGGTCCTTCAGCACCGGCCCCGCGGGAACGCCCTTCGCCTGGAGCGCCTGCGCCGCCTCCCAGGCCGTGCGCACCTGCGTCCACAGCTCGATCTGCGCGTCCAACTCGTCCTGGTGCTTGTAGCGCGCGATGGCCGTGGCGAAGCGCGGGTCCGTCAGCAGGTCTGACCGCCCGATGACCTCGCAGAAGGCGCGCCATTCGCCGTCGTTGTTCACGGTGACCGTCAGCCACTCTTCAAGCCCCTTGCAGCGGTAGACGCCCTGCGGCGCGCACGTGGGATGGCGGTTCCCCAGGGTGGCGTGCACCCGGCGGTTCATGATGTAGTCCATCACCGCTTCGCCCAGGTACGGGATGAAGTTCTCCGCCTGCGCCAGCTCCACCAGCTGCCCCTGGCCCGTGCGGCGGCGGTGCCGCAGCGCCAGCAGCGCCGCGTAGGCCCCGACCATGCCTGCCGCCGCGTCTCCGAAGAACGTATCGTCCCGCATGGAGGCGTCCATGTCCGTGTAGCCGCGTATCCAGGTATGCCCCGTCGTCCCTTCCAGCTGCATGCCGAAGGAGCGGAAGTTCTTGTACGGTCCGCTGAGGCCGTAGGCTGGCATGCGCAGCATCACCAGGTCCGGCCGCACCTTCACGAGCTCCTCGTACGTCACGTGCAGCTTCTCGATCGTCTCCGGCACGTTATTCTCGATGACCGCGTCCGCCGTCTTCAGCAATTCCATGAAGATCTCATAGCCCTCGGCGCGGCGCAGGTCCACCGTCATGCTGAGCTTGTTCCGCGCATGGCTCTGGAAGACCGGATAGCGGTTCCACGGCCGCGCGCCCGGCGTCCAGTCCGGGTACATGGAGCCCCAGCCCTTCCGGATGCGCGGCAGGTCCTGCGGCACCTTGGCCATATGCCCGCGCGTGTTCGGCTGGTAGACCTGAGTGGATTCCACGCGGAGCACTTCCGCGCCCCAATCGCACAGAAGCATCGTGCAGTGAGGGCCCGCCCACACTGCCGTCAGGTCTAGGATGCGCATGCCTTCCAGCGGGAGCCGCGTCATGGCGCTAGATGACCCCCAGGCTGTGCAGCCGTGAAAGGTCCCGGGCTGAATAGCCCAGGCCTCCCAGGATTTCCGCGTTGTGTTGTCCCAGTATCGGCGCCGGTTCGGGCTTCCTCCAGGGCGTCGCGTTCATGATGAACGGGCGTCCCGGCTGCGTGATCTCCCCGACGACGGGATGGCGCATCTTTGCCCAAAAGCCGCGCTCGCGGATGTGCGGCTCGGTGTAGAGGTCCTCCGCAGTGAAGATCGGGCCGGAGGGCAGGCCGTTCTTCTGCGCCATCATGAACAGCTCGCGCTTGGTGTACTGCATCAGGAACGGGATGTAGTGGATATCGAACTCCTCAGATGTGTCCGGCATGGACAGCTTCACCACCGTATCGAACCGCGGGTCCGTCAGCAGCTCCGGCTGCCCCATCATGCGCACCACGCCCGCGAAGCGGTTGGAGGCGCCCATGATGGCGATGTAGCCGTCGGCGCACGGCCGGATGCCGTTGGCCGTGCTGACGCCAGGCGGCCGGCGGTCGCCGTTCTCCCCGGTGTATTGCGCGCCCACCAGCATCGTGGTCCGGCGGTCCTGCGACGAGGCCTGCGTGCGGAAGAGCGAAAGGTCCAAGTGGTCGCCGTGGCCGTTCACCTCGGCGTTCCAGACCGCCATCGCCGTCGCCGTCGCCGCCGCCGCGCCCGTCTGGAACTGGATAACGCTGCCGCCCAGTTTCATCGGCTCGCGCTCCGGCAGGCCCGTCTCGTGCATCGGCCCGCCCATGGCGTAGGCGATGATCTCGGAGATCTTGTAATCGCGGTACGGCCCGCTCTGTCCGAAGTTCGAGATGGAGGTCACGATAATGCGCGTGTTGACCGCCTTCAGCGCCTCGTACCCAAGGCCGAAGGACTCCATCGTCCCCGGCGCGAAGCTCTCCACCACCACCTCGGCCGACTTCGCGAGCTGGAGGAAGAGCTTCCGCCCCGTCGCCGATTTCAGGTCGAGCGTGACGCCGCGCTTCCCGGCGTTCAAGTGCAGGAAGAGCCCGCTCTTCTCCGGGTGCGGCTCGTCATGGAGGAACGGCCCCTTCTGCCGGGTGACGTCTCCCGTGCCGGGCCGCTCGATCTTGATGACCTCCGCGCCGTAATCGGCAAGGAGCTTCGTCGCGTACGGCCCCGCGATGAGTTGGGTGACATCGAGGATGCGAAGGCCCTCGAGCGCTTGTGGTGGCATGCGGTTCGTCGCTCGCTTGCTTTCTAAAAGGGAATCGGAGATAAAGATGGTCGCGTCAATTATAGCGATACCGGGGGCGACTGCAACGCGGCGTCCCGGAGATAGATTACGCGAATCGCAGCAGCGCCTGGGCCAGCGCCTGGGGCTTGCTCACCATCACATCGTGCCCCGCCTCGATCTCCACCGTCTCCTGCGCCCCGATGTTCGCCGCGAAAAGCCGCTGCCGCTCGGGGATCACCGCCCGGTCCTGCGTCAACAGCACATAGGCCCGCCTCAGCGAAGGCGGCAGCGGCGGCCGCCGCACGATCTCCTCCATCGGCCCTTGCGGCTCCGTCGTCAGCCTCGCCAGCAGCCGGTCGGCCGTCTCCGCGTCCATGTCGTTGCAGAAGATCGCCCGGTAGAGCTCCTGCGCCGTCCGCGTCGGTTCCTCAGGGCGCGTCGCGACGTTCTGCCGCACCGTCGTCCCCTCGTTCGGGATCAGCGCGGCGACGAAGACCAGCCCCTTCACCTGCGTCGCCACCTGCGCCGCCGCCTGGGGCATTGACGCTCCCGCCATGGAATGCCCCACCAGCACGATGTCTTGCGTCCTCGTCTCCCGCACAGCCCGCGCGATGTCCGCGATGTAGTCATCCAGCGTGATCGCCTCGGCTGGCTTCTCCTTGAGCCGCGCGCCGTGCCCCACCAGGTCGATCGCGATGGCCCCTCGCACTCGCGGGTCCTTTTCGACCAGCTTCATCACCTCGTCCCAGCACCATGCCCCGTGCGAAGCGCCGTGGACAAAGAGAAACGTCGTCATGTCGCGCTCCTCTATGACTCGCCCGATTCTACCATCGTCCTCCCCCATCTATAATCTTCCCATGCCTCCCTTCGGCTCCCTCCTCCCCAACATCGTCGCTCCTCCTCCCGGCCCCAACTCGCGGCGACTCGCGAGATCCCTCGCGCGCCGAGAGTCCCCAGGCGTCTCCACGATCCACCTCGGCCAGACGCCCATCGTCTACACCCGCGCCAAGGGCGCCAACGTCCAAGACGCCGATGGCAATATCTACATAGATATGACCGGCGGCTTCGGTGTCGCGAACCTCGGCCATGCCGATAGGAAGGTCGTCGCCGCCGTCCAGCGACAGTCCGCCAAGCTCCTCCACGCCCTCGGCGACGTCTATCCCAGCGACGCCCGCGTCCAGCTCGTCGAGCGCCTCTCCAAGCTCGTCCCCATCCCCAATGCCAAAGTGATGCTCTGCACCACTGGTAGCGAGGCCGTCGAGCTGGCCCTCAAAACGGCCCTTCTCGCCACCAAGCGCACCGGCATCCTCGCCTTCGATGGCGCCTTCCACGGCCAGAGCTACGGCGCCCTCGCCGTCACCTCCCGCCCCTATTTCCGAGCCCCCTTCCAGGACCAGCTCTTCCAGGGCGTCGTCCGCGCGCCCTTCCCCGACCCCTATCGCTCGCACCTCTCCCTGGAAGGCTGCCTTCAGCACGTCGGAAAGCTGCTTGCTTCGCCTCCGGAGCACGTCGGCCCTATCGGCGCCGTCATCGTTGAGCCTATCCAGGGCCGCGAGGGCGAAATCATCCCCGTGCCGGGCTTCCTTCCCGGCCTGCGCGCCCTCTGCGACCGCCACGGCGCGCTCCTCATCGCCGATGAGATGATCACCGGCTTTGGGCGCACCGGCGCGTGGTTCGCTGTTCAGCACGCCAAAGTCGTCCCCGACCTCCTCTGCCTCGGCAAGGCCATGGCCGGGGGCATGCCCATCGCCGCATGCGTCGGCAAGGCGAGCGTCATGGACGCCTGGCGCTATGAGGGCCCCGAAGCCCTCCACGCAAGCACCTTCCTCGGCCATCCCGTCGCCGCCGCGGCCGCCCTCGCCTCCATCGCTGAGCTTCAGCGGCGCAACGCCCCTCGCCAGGCCAAAGCCACCGGCGACTGGCTGCTGAGCGAGCTCCGGGGCTTGCAGGCCAAGCATCCCCTCATCGGCGACGTGCGCGGCATGGGACTGATGCTCGGCATCGAGCTCGTCAAGGACCGCGCGGCCAAAGAGCCCGCCCCCGAAGCCGCCGCGCGCGTCATGCAGGCCATGCTTCGCAAAGGCGTCATCCTCCTCGCCGGCGGCGCCCACGGCAGCGTCCTCTCCCTCACGCCCCCGCTGACGATTACGAAGGCACAGTTGGCCTATGCGGTGAAGGCAATGGAGGAGGCAATGGAGGAGGTGATGGGGTGAGGGAGGAGACTTACTCTAACTTTTACTTAAATGGAGTCGAACCATTTTGAATCCACTTCAACAGCCTCAACCATTTTGGAATGAACGCCTAGGTTGAGCTCCTTTAGTTTTTGAGTGAGTTGTTCTCCGTCGATGAGGTCTATTGGGGGTGCGCCATCACGGGTTGCTTCTTTCAGGGCATCAGGAGTGAAGGTTCCTGTTGTGATGAGGAGACCTTTATCAGCGCGACCTATCATTGCCCCGCGGAAATCTCGGACTACATTTGCTCCGAGACTCCCTTTATGCCTTTTTGATTGAAAAAGCACATTAAAGCTGATGAGGCCAGCTACACGAACCACACCTCGACCATCTATTCCTCCGTCGCCAGATCTCCCAGTGACTTCGACTTGTATGAACCCAGCCTCACGAAGAATTCTCTGACACAGTCGTTCAAAGGCAGCAGGAGGCATAGCCAGCAATCGCTCGAGGAGAAGATCACTCCATCTTTTCTCTTCCTCAGCGTTATCCTCTTCTGATGGCAATGGAGCAGTTTCTGAAGCTTTCAGGCGGGGGCGTTGAAGCAGTTTCCTAACTTCATTGACTATCTGCTTCGAATCGATTTCCCTTGTTGCTCTCCCCTTAGCCGTCAAAGCCCAAATACCTCTTTCAGAGTTGCCGATTAGGCTAACCATTTTCAGATAGGTACGAGCCCAATAGAGACGGTACTCTACCTCAGTTGTTTGAGTATTCCCGTGGGGAACAGCCAGCATTCCCGAACTCAAGTCCATATACGAGATGGCCTTTTCGTTGATTTCAGGGATGGAACCGCTGCCACCAAGGTCGTGAAGCGCCTTGAGTGTCGGCTGCATGAACTCCCGGTATTTTGGAAGCGCTTCTTTGGTCAGCATATGTGCCTCGCATGTGCAAACAGGTGGTATGTGTCGCCGAATTGTAACAACATCTTCAAGGGTCACCCAGTTGACTCCCTCTTCTCCCTCCGCGTACCATTCTCCCCAACGTCTCCGCTCCCTGTATGGGCACAGTGCCCGACGCCTCCCCCGCCATGACCACCCACAAGCCCCCCGCACAGCCCAGCCAGACCCAGATGCGCGTCTACCCCCTGGACCCGCGCGCCCTCAGCCAGGAGCAGATCGCCGTCACCTTCGCCATGACCTCCCGCTCCCCGGAGCCATTCGACGTCATCAAGGACGTCGTCTCCGAGGCTAAGGCCGCCGACTTCAATGAGAAGTGGGTCCTCAACTACGGCCACGCCTCCGTCGCAGAGCACGCCGTCATCCACATGGCCTGCGAAGACATCTCCCGCCTCGCCGCCGACGATCTCGAAGATGCGCGACTCGCCTCCTACACGGAGAAGTCCTCCCGCTATCAGGTGATAGATCGCGGCAGCTTCCACATCCCCGCCGAGCTCCGCGGCCACCGTCTCGAACAGACCTACGTCCATGCCAACCAGCGCCTGTTCGATCTCTACCATGAGCTCCTCGAGAAGACGATGGCTTGGCTGAAGAGCCAGCACCCCCAGAAGGAAGGCGAAAAGCCCGGCGCCTACACCCTCCGACTTCGCCGCATCGCCACCGACCACTGCCGCTTCGTCCTCCCCGCCTCCACCCTCACCAACGTCGGCGTCACCGCCAACGCCCGCATCCTGGAGCACGCCATCACCAAGCTCCTCTCATCTGACCTGGCGGAGACGCGGGAGCTCGGCGAGCGCATGAAGGTCCAGGGCAAGGCCATCGCGCCCACCCTGGTGAAATACGCCGACTACAATGCCTACATCGCCGAGACGCGGCGGAGTCTGCAGAAGATGATCGGCGAGCGCGGCAGAGAGGCCGCCATCCAAGAGGGCCGCGTCAGCGCGAAGCTCAAGCACTACGATAACCAGGCCGGACAGAAGATCATCGCCGCGGTCCTCTTCCACTGGTCGGGCGAAAGCTACGACGATGCCTGGCGCAAGGCCAATGACCTCGGCCACGGCCGCGTCCCCTACGTCGAAGCCGCGCTCTCTAAGCTCGGCCCGCACGATGCGCCCCTCCGCGAGCTCGAGATGGTGGACTACACCTTCGAGCTGGAGATGGACTACGGCGCCTACCGCGAATACAAGCGCCACCGCATGCAGACCTATATCGAGCAGCCCTTCACTCCCTATCGCGGCTACATCGTTCCGACTCTGGTGCGCGACGCCAAGGCCCAGCATCTCTTCGATGAGGCGATGGAAGTCTCCGCCATGGCCTTCCGCGCGATCGACGGCGCAGTTCCCGCGGCCTCTGCCTACGTGCTCACCCACGCCCACCAGCGCCGTCTCATCGCCAAGTTCAACCTCCGCGAGGCCTACCACCTCATCAAGCTTCGCGGCTCCCCCCAGGCCCACTACACCATCCGCGAGATCGCCCTCCAGGCCCGCGACGAGATCCAGCGCGTCCATCCCACCCTTATCAAATTCATCCAGATGCGCGGCTAGCCCGTCTCTCCTCCGTCCGCTCCACACCGAGCATCCCGAGGGTCGCCCCCTCTCCTGTAGGTTGCACACAACCCTCCCACGTCTCCAGTAGGGGCTGGCCTTCCCCCAGGGCTACGATTTCTATCGGAGAGGCCAGCCCTCCCTATCGGGCGCACTCGCCGCGCCCCTGCCCTCTCCCAGCTTCCCAATTGCAACTCGGGAAGCGTCCGGGAGAGCCATTCTGATCGCTTGTGCTTATTCCTATGAGCAAAGAGAGGGCCAGCGTGAGGTCTCCGAAATCCCTCCCCTCCGCATGCCTTGCAACACGAGGTATCGCGTGACGGCCAACAGAAGCCGGATGGTATACTGGATTGTCGTCACCAGAGAGGAGCGAACCGCTGATGCTTGCCGAGCGAAGGCTGCCCCCCTGGTTCAAGGTCAAGTTCCCAGGCGGCCCCAACTATCTCCGGCTGAAAGCCCTGATGCGCCTGCAGGGCCTCCACACCATCTGCGAGGAGGCCCGCTGCCCCAACATCGGCGAATGCTGGGAGTACGGCACCGCTACCTTCATGATTCTCGGCGAGATCTGCACCCGCCGCTGCGCCTACTGCAACGTCACCACCGGCCGCCCCAACCCGGTTGACCCCGCCGAGCCGCGCCGCGTCGCCGAAGCCGCAAAAGCCATGGCCCTCCGCTACGCCGTCGTCACCTCGCCCAACCGCGACGACCTTCCCGATGGCGGCGCCGCCATCTTCGCCGCCACCATCGCCGAGATTCGCGCCCTCAACCCTGCCTGCAAGGTGGAGGTCCTCATCCCCGATTTCATGGGCGTCGAGCGCGACCTTCTCACCGTCCTGGATGCTTCTCCCGATGTCCTCAACCACAACATCGAAACCGTTGCAGGCCTCTTCAAGCGCGTGCGCCCAAAGGGCTCCTACGACCGCTCTATTCGGCTACTGGCGGATGTAAAGCGCCACCGCCCCACCATGACTACCAAGTCTGGCATCATCCTGGGCATGGGCGAGACCGACGACCAAGTGCTCGAGACGATGGCCGACCTCCGCGAGGCGGACTGCGATATCCTCACCCTCGGCCAGTACCTGCGCCCGTCCGATAAGCATATCCCCGTCGCACGCTTCTTGGCTCCTGACCAGTTCGCCTCGCTCAAGAGCCGGGGCCTGGCGATGGGCTTTAAGCACGTCGAGTCCGGCCCCTTGGTGCGCAGCTCCTATCATGCCCATGAGCATGCCGAGTCCGCGGCGGCCATAGCCTGAGCGAGCCAATGGACGCCACCTACGATCTAGTGGTCATCGGCGGCGGCCCCGGCGGCTACACCGCCGCGATCCGCGCCTCCCAGCTCGGCATGAAAGTCGCCGTCGTCGAAAAAGAGGAGATGGGCGGTGTCTGCCTCAACTGGGGCTGCATTCCCAGCAAGGCCCTCCTTCGCAACGCCGAGGTGGTGAACCTGGTGCGCAACGCCGCCCAGTACGGCATCACCCTCCAGAACCTCCAGTTCGATATCGCCTCCGCGATAGACCGCAGCCGGAAGGTCGTTGAGACGCGCGTCAAAGGCGTCGGTTTCCTCATGCGGAAGAACAAGATAGACGTAGTCAAAGGCGGGGCGCGACTCGCGGCGGCGAACAAGGTGGCGGTTGACGCCGCCGGCCGGACGCTCACTGCAAAGAACGTCATCATCGCCACCGGCGCTCAGGCCCGCGATCTCCCCGGCCTTGTGCGCGATGGCAAAACCATCATCACCGCCCGCGAGGCCTTGGAGCTGCGCCAGACGCCCAAGTCCATCGCCATCGTCGGCGGCGGCGCCATCGGCTGCGAGATGGCCTACTTCTACCGCTCCTATGGCGCGGAGGTCACCGTCATTGAGATGCTGCCCCATCTGGTGCCGAATGAGGACGAAGAGGTCAGCCGGGAGCTGGAGCGCGCCTTTGCCAAGATGGGCATCGGCGTCAAGGCAGGCTTCACCGTGGAGAAGGCGGAGGCCAGGAACGGCCTCATGCAGCTGACCCTGGGCCCGGCCCAGGAGGGCGGAACGGTTGACTGCGAAAAGGTCCTCCTGGGCGTGGGCGTCAAGCCCAACAGCGATGGCCTTGGCCTGGAGCCCCTCGGCGTGCAGACGACGAAGGGCTACATCGCCATCAACGACCGCATGGCCACCAACGTCCCTGGCATCTACGCCATCGGCGATGTGACGGGCAAGCTCCTCCTCGCCCACGTCGCCTCCGCCCAGGGCGTCCAGGCCGCCGAGGCCATCGCCGGCAGGCCCGTGCGCCCCCTGGCCTACAGCGATATGCCGCGTGCCACCTATTGCCAGCCCCAGGTCGCCAGCATGGGGCTGACGGAGAAGGCAGCCAAGGAAAAAGGGTACGATGTGAAGGTCGGAAAGTTCCCCTTCATGGCCAACGGCAAAGCCACGGCCATCGGCGCAAGCGATGGCTTTGTGAAGCTCGTCGTCGCCGCCAAGACCGGCGAGATCATCGGCGCGCACCTGGTGGGCCATGACGTGACGGAGATGCTGGCCGAGATCTCGATAACCAAGATGCTGGAGGGAACCGCGTTAGAGATAGGGAAGACCGTTCACGCCCATCCCACGCTCTCCGAGGCGATCAAAGAAGCGAGCCTCGGCGCCTACGGCGAAGCGATAGATATGTGACGATCCCCGCGGGAAGGCCCACCGGGGTTGGCGAAGCCCCGGCTGCGACCTGCCAAAGGGAAGAATCGAGGATGAGATGTCCATGACCCTGAAGGAAATGTGGATAGCGAAAGAAGTGGCGCTGGAGCTCTATCGCAAGATGGTGCTCATCCGCCGCTTCGAAGAGAAGTGCGCCGAGATGTACGGCCGCGCCAAGATCGGCGGCTTCCTCCACCTCTATATCGGCGAAGAGGCCGTCGCCACCGGCATGATCCCCCTGCTCCAGCCGCAGGACACCATCGTCTCCCACTACCGGGAGCACGGCCACGCCATCGCCCGCGGCCTGGACACCAAGCGCCTCATGGCCGAGCTCTTCGGCCGCTCCGGCGGCACCAGCAAGGGCAAGGGCGGCTCCATGCACCTCTTCGATGACTCCAAAGGCTTCCTGGGCGGCTATGCCATCGTTGGCGGCATGATGCCCGTCGCCACCGGCATCGGCCTCGCCAGCAACTACCTGAAGACGAACTCCGTCTGCCTCTGCATCTTCGGCGATGGCGCGGTGAACCAGGGCGAGTTCCATGAGTCCTTCAACCTCGCCTCCCTCTGGAAGCTTCCCGTCCTCTTCCTCCTGGAGAACAACGGCTTCGGCATGGGCACCCGAGTGGAGCGCGCCCACGCCGGCACCGAGATCTTCCACCTGGCCGATGCCTTCCGCATCCCCAGCGAAAAGGTGGACGGCATGGACCTCCTGGCCATGCGCGATGCCTCCCAGCGCGCCATAGACTACGTCCGCTCCGGCAAGGGCCCCTTCTTCCTGGAAGCGATGTGCTACCGCTTCCGTGGCCACTCCATGGCCGACCCGGTGGCCTATCGCAACAAGGAAGAGGAAGAACTGTGGAAGCGCAAAGATCCCATCGCCAACTTCCGGCGCGAGATGGAGCTGAGCGGCCTTGTCACCCCCAAGATGATCGCGGACGTGGAGAAGAGCGTGGAGGACGAGATGGCCGAGGCCGTCCAGTTCGCCGATGCCAGCCCGCCCCTGGCGCCGGAGGCGATCTATGACGATATCTACAAGGAGTAGCGCCCATGCCTGACTTGACCTATCGCGACGCTATCCGCACGACCCTCCGCGAGGCCCTCCAGCAGGACGAGCGCGTCTTCATCATGGGCGAAGACATCGGCGCCTACGGCGGCGCCTACGGCGTCACCAAGGGATTGATGGCCGAATTCGGCGAAAAGCGCATCAAGGATTCGCCCATCGCCGAATCCGTCCTCGTCGGCGCGGGCATCGGCGCCGCCATGCGCGGCCTGCGACCCATCGTGGAGATCATGACCATCAACTTCAGCCTCCTGGCTTGCGACCAGATCATCAACATCGCCGCCAAGATCCACTACATGTCCGGCGGGCAGATCAGCGTCCCCTTGGTCATCCGC encodes the following:
- a CDS encoding alpha/beta fold hydrolase yields the protein MGEDDGRIGRVIEERDMTTFLFVHGASHGAWCWDEVMKLVEKDPRVRGAIAIDLVGHGARLKEKPAEAITLDDYIADIARAVRETRTQDIVLVGHSMAGASMPQAAAQVATQVKGLVFVAALIPNEGTTVRQNVATRPEEPTRTAQELYRAIFCNDMDAETADRLLARLTTEPQGPMEEIVRRPPLPPSLRRAYVLLTQDRAVIPERQRLFAANIGAQETVEIEAGHDVMVSKPQALAQALLRFA
- a CDS encoding aspartate aminotransferase family protein, which produces MAPRTRGSFSTSFITSSQHHAPCEAPWTKRNVVMSRSSMTRPILPSSSPIYNLPMPPFGSLLPNIVAPPPGPNSRRLARSLARRESPGVSTIHLGQTPIVYTRAKGANVQDADGNIYIDMTGGFGVANLGHADRKVVAAVQRQSAKLLHALGDVYPSDARVQLVERLSKLVPIPNAKVMLCTTGSEAVELALKTALLATKRTGILAFDGAFHGQSYGALAVTSRPYFRAPFQDQLFQGVVRAPFPDPYRSHLSLEGCLQHVGKLLASPPEHVGPIGAVIVEPIQGREGEIIPVPGFLPGLRALCDRHGALLIADEMITGFGRTGAWFAVQHAKVVPDLLCLGKAMAGGMPIAACVGKASVMDAWRYEGPEALHASTFLGHPVAAAAALASIAELQRRNAPRQAKATGDWLLSELRGLQAKHPLIGDVRGMGLMLGIELVKDRAAKEPAPEAAARVMQAMLRKGVILLAGGAHGSVLSLTPPLTITKAQLAYAVKAMEEAMEEVMG
- a CDS encoding CoA transferase, which produces MTRLPLEGMRILDLTAVWAGPHCTMLLCDWGAEVLRVESTQVYQPNTRGHMAKVPQDLPRIRKGWGSMYPDWTPGARPWNRYPVFQSHARNKLSMTVDLRRAEGYEIFMELLKTADAVIENNVPETIEKLHVTYEELVKVRPDLVMLRMPAYGLSGPYKNFRSFGMQLEGTTGHTWIRGYTDMDASMRDDTFFGDAAAGMVGAYAALLALRHRRRTGQGQLVELAQAENFIPYLGEAVMDYIMNRRVHATLGNRHPTCAPQGVYRCKGLEEWLTVTVNNDGEWRAFCEVIGRSDLLTDPRFATAIARYKHQDELDAQIELWTQVRTAWEAAQALQAKGVPAGPVLKDLELVADPQMASLDYFKELTHVDAGTHKYPGLMWSAAETPNELRTPPCRLGEHNPYVYKELLAKSDDEYRVLEETGHIGMDYAPHVP
- a CDS encoding CoA transferase — translated: MPPQALEGLRILDVTQLIAGPYATKLLADYGAEVIKIERPGTGDVTRQKGPFLHDEPHPEKSGLFLHLNAGKRGVTLDLKSATGRKLFLQLAKSAEVVVESFAPGTMESFGLGYEALKAVNTRIIVTSISNFGQSGPYRDYKISEIIAYAMGGPMHETGLPEREPMKLGGSVIQFQTGAAAATATAMAVWNAEVNGHGDHLDLSLFRTQASSQDRRTTMLVGAQYTGENGDRRPPGVSTANGIRPCADGYIAIMGASNRFAGVVRMMGQPELLTDPRFDTVVKLSMPDTSEEFDIHYIPFLMQYTKRELFMMAQKNGLPSGPIFTAEDLYTEPHIRERGFWAKMRHPVVGEITQPGRPFIMNATPWRKPEPAPILGQHNAEILGGLGYSARDLSRLHSLGVI
- a CDS encoding site-specific DNA-methyltransferase, with protein sequence MIIVGREASPLSRSPIIRHMPIRDPQLRWPGKRPPAKATASLRLVEHHGDAKAAWANRLIHGDNLAALRALARDFTGAVDLIYLDPPFATGEGFHLNGKRHGASPKAYADTWGRGLAGYLQMLYERLVLAHKLLAQTGSLWLHIDWRAGHHARLILDEIFGRENFRNMVVWHYGGRGAKAVSGQFPRNYDLLLYYAKSPAAPFRKAHRIERVPLAEAPSIGIRKDAQGRWFKTSPRGDYTDESVAALDSKGRVHRTRTGSLRIKYFIEAENGHLLVPKLVGDVWDDVPDMMHAPMAERTGYPTQKPLALLSRIIESCTNPGDLVADLFCGSGTTLLAAEQSGRRWLGCDQSAIAVKTAVKRLEMLPGHIPFALYRTEA